One part of the Arthrobacter sp. EM1 genome encodes these proteins:
- the pyk gene encoding pyruvate kinase, which yields MRRAKIVATFGPAIASFDNTLAVLEAGVDVARMNMSHGDYAVHDNTYENVRKAAGQLGKAVAIMADLQGPKIRLGRFVDGPHLLAVGDTFTITTEDVPGTKDICSTTLKTLTEDVNPGDALLIDDGKVALRAIDVDAVKVVAQVIVGGYVSNNKGINLPGVAVNVPALSEKDEDDLRWAMRRGVDMVALSFVRDASDITRVHEIMDEEGRRVPVIAKIEKPQAVEQLPEIIDAFDAIMVARGDLGVELPLEEVPIVQKRAVELARRWAKPVIVATQVLESMIDNPRPTRAEASDCANAVLDGADAVMLSGETSVGKYPIETVKVMARIIESTEVHGLERVPPLGTKPKTRGGAITRAAVEIADQLDAKYICTFTQSGDSARRLSRLRPIRPVFAFTPVEHVWNQLALTWGIQPVLVPMVGHTDEMTAQVDRSLLDMDLVDDGDMVVIAAGSPPGKAGSTNMLKVHRVGDLADAGSHGNTEVTKDKVGPWPERKKRNSKI from the coding sequence ATGAGACGCGCAAAAATTGTGGCCACCTTCGGACCGGCGATCGCGAGCTTTGACAACACGCTCGCCGTGCTGGAAGCCGGGGTCGACGTGGCCCGGATGAACATGAGCCACGGAGACTACGCCGTGCACGACAACACATACGAGAACGTCCGCAAGGCTGCCGGTCAGCTGGGCAAGGCAGTTGCCATCATGGCCGACCTGCAGGGGCCGAAAATCCGCCTCGGCCGGTTTGTGGACGGGCCGCACCTGCTGGCTGTAGGCGACACCTTCACCATCACCACCGAGGATGTCCCGGGCACCAAGGACATTTGCTCCACGACCCTCAAGACCCTCACCGAGGACGTCAACCCCGGCGATGCGCTGCTGATCGACGACGGCAAGGTTGCCCTTCGGGCGATCGACGTCGACGCCGTCAAGGTGGTTGCCCAGGTGATCGTTGGCGGGTACGTCTCGAACAACAAGGGCATCAACCTGCCCGGCGTTGCCGTGAACGTCCCGGCACTGAGCGAAAAGGACGAGGACGACCTGCGCTGGGCCATGCGCCGCGGCGTGGACATGGTGGCCCTCTCCTTCGTCCGCGATGCCTCGGACATCACCCGCGTCCACGAGATCATGGACGAAGAAGGCCGCCGCGTACCGGTGATCGCCAAGATCGAGAAGCCCCAGGCCGTTGAGCAGCTCCCGGAGATCATTGACGCGTTCGACGCCATTATGGTGGCCCGTGGCGACCTCGGTGTGGAACTTCCCCTGGAGGAAGTGCCGATCGTGCAGAAGCGAGCCGTCGAACTTGCACGACGCTGGGCCAAGCCGGTCATCGTGGCAACCCAAGTACTCGAATCCATGATCGACAACCCGCGCCCGACCCGCGCTGAGGCTTCTGACTGCGCCAACGCAGTGCTCGACGGTGCCGACGCCGTGATGCTCTCTGGCGAGACCAGCGTGGGCAAGTACCCGATCGAGACCGTCAAGGTGATGGCCCGGATCATCGAATCAACCGAGGTCCACGGCCTGGAACGCGTCCCCCCGCTGGGCACCAAGCCCAAGACCCGGGGCGGCGCCATCACCCGTGCCGCCGTCGAAATCGCCGATCAGCTGGATGCGAAGTACATCTGTACCTTCACCCAGTCCGGCGACTCGGCACGGCGTTTGTCGCGCCTGCGTCCGATCCGTCCGGTGTTCGCCTTCACCCCGGTGGAGCACGTCTGGAACCAGCTGGCGCTCACGTGGGGCATCCAGCCGGTGCTGGTCCCGATGGTGGGCCACACGGATGAGATGACTGCCCAGGTTGACCGCAGCTTGCTGGACATGGACCTCGTTGACGACGGTGACATGGTGGTTATTGCCGCCGGTTCGCCTCCCGGAAAGGCCGGTTCCACGAATATGCTGAAGGTACACCGTGTCGGCGACCTCGCGGACGCCGGAAGCCACGGCAACACCGAGGTCACCAAGGACAAGGTGGGCCCGTGGCCGGAACGGAAGAAGCGGAACAGCAAAATCTAG
- a CDS encoding response regulator — translation MSEQTESNTTSKPARRVVVAEDETLIRLDIIEILRGEGYDVVGEADNGEKAVQLAEELKPDLVLMDVKMPIMDGITAAEKIVKARIAPVVLLTAFSQKELVERARDAGAMAYVVKPFTPADLIPALEIALSRHEEIKALESEVTDLQEQFATRKLVERAKSLLTTKMGLTEPEAFRWIQKTSMDRRLSMREVAETIINQVN, via the coding sequence GTGTCAGAACAGACGGAGTCAAACACCACGTCCAAGCCGGCGCGCCGCGTGGTTGTCGCCGAGGACGAGACCCTCATCCGGCTCGACATCATCGAGATCCTGCGGGGTGAAGGCTACGACGTCGTCGGTGAAGCGGACAATGGCGAAAAGGCCGTCCAGCTCGCCGAGGAACTTAAGCCGGACCTCGTCCTGATGGACGTCAAGATGCCAATCATGGATGGCATCACCGCTGCTGAGAAAATCGTCAAGGCCCGGATCGCCCCCGTGGTCCTGCTCACCGCATTCAGCCAGAAGGAACTCGTCGAGCGCGCCCGCGACGCCGGCGCCATGGCCTACGTGGTCAAGCCCTTCACTCCGGCGGACCTCATCCCCGCCCTGGAGATCGCACTCTCCCGCCACGAGGAGATCAAGGCCCTCGAAAGCGAAGTGACCGACCTCCAGGAACAGTTCGCCACCCGCAAGCTTGTGGAGCGCGCCAAGAGCCTCCTGACCACCAAGATGGGACTGACGGAGCCGGAGGCGTTCCGTTGGATCCAGAAAACCTCGATGGACCGCCGCCTGAGCATGCGTGAGGTGGCCGAGACCATCATCAACCAGGTCAACTAG
- a CDS encoding DUF305 domain-containing protein has product MKKTLTISALGIAAVIALSGCAGTSGNTPASSMPGMGQNGMGMSSSSVPAASEHNAADNMFTQGMIPHHAQAVEMSDVMLKKQGMDARITALATKIKAAQAPEIEQMTGWLKTWNEPAQMASGHGMGDGMMGDDDLKKLDAAQGTEAAKLFLGGMIAHHQGAVTMAQTEISQGKNPDAIQLSKAILTSQTAEIKEMQDLLATL; this is encoded by the coding sequence ATGAAGAAAACTCTGACCATTTCTGCCCTTGGAATTGCCGCCGTCATAGCCCTATCGGGCTGCGCGGGGACCTCCGGAAATACACCTGCCAGCTCCATGCCGGGCATGGGACAAAACGGGATGGGGATGTCCTCCAGTTCAGTCCCGGCTGCCTCGGAACACAACGCGGCGGACAATATGTTCACCCAAGGGATGATCCCGCATCACGCCCAGGCCGTGGAGATGAGCGACGTGATGCTCAAGAAACAGGGCATGGATGCCCGGATCACCGCTCTCGCCACCAAGATTAAGGCCGCGCAGGCACCCGAAATCGAGCAGATGACAGGCTGGCTCAAGACCTGGAACGAACCGGCCCAGATGGCTTCCGGCCATGGCATGGGCGACGGGATGATGGGCGATGACGACTTGAAGAAGCTCGACGCCGCTCAGGGAACCGAAGCGGCCAAGCTGTTCCTGGGCGGGATGATCGCCCACCACCAAGGCGCCGTGACGATGGCCCAGACTGAAATCAGCCAAGGCAAAAACCCCGACGCCATCCAGCTGAGCAAGGCAATCCTGACCTCCCAGACAGCGGAAATCAAGGAAATGCAGGACCTGCTGGCCACCCTCTGA
- a CDS encoding F510_1955 family glycosylhydrolase, giving the protein MPRPSRPRRRAAAVLAAGASLIFALSACSPSSGTAAPSPAGTGTGLPDAHVHGLSVNSETSQVLLATHDGLFDVTKQPATKIGATNDLMGFTGGTDHGVLYASGHPGEGSDLSNPIGLIRSTDAGRTWETLSRQGESDFHALTATKSRIVGFDGALRTSPDGKTWNTVAADFVPAVLAGNPTSDTVLATTQQGIRRSTDGGQTWTMVDSGPVVQFAAFASPAEAVGVEPGGTVHTSADAGATWTRKGKIQDTVQAVAAVAAVKGPDEGLWIWAATASGLVVSTDSGITFRPANAP; this is encoded by the coding sequence ATGCCCCGTCCCTCCCGTCCCCGGCGCCGCGCCGCAGCCGTCCTGGCAGCCGGCGCCAGCCTCATATTTGCCCTCTCGGCGTGCAGTCCCTCCTCCGGCACGGCAGCACCCTCACCGGCCGGCACCGGCACCGGCCTGCCGGACGCCCATGTTCACGGGCTGAGCGTCAACAGCGAGACCAGCCAGGTGCTGCTGGCCACGCACGATGGCCTATTTGACGTCACGAAACAACCCGCCACCAAAATCGGCGCCACCAACGACCTGATGGGTTTCACAGGCGGCACGGACCACGGCGTCCTCTACGCATCCGGACACCCCGGAGAGGGCTCCGACCTGTCCAACCCGATCGGGCTGATCAGATCCACCGACGCCGGTAGAACGTGGGAAACGCTCTCCCGCCAGGGTGAATCCGACTTCCACGCGCTCACCGCGACCAAATCCAGGATCGTCGGCTTCGACGGCGCACTTCGCACCAGCCCGGACGGCAAGACCTGGAACACGGTGGCCGCTGATTTCGTCCCGGCCGTCCTCGCCGGAAACCCCACCAGCGACACCGTACTGGCCACCACCCAGCAAGGGATCCGCCGCTCAACGGACGGCGGTCAAACCTGGACCATGGTGGACTCCGGACCCGTGGTCCAGTTTGCCGCCTTCGCCAGCCCCGCCGAGGCGGTCGGAGTCGAACCCGGCGGGACAGTCCACACCTCCGCAGACGCCGGCGCGACCTGGACCCGAAAAGGCAAAATCCAGGACACGGTCCAGGCAGTGGCGGCAGTGGCGGCAGTGAAAGGCCCGGATGAAGGCCTCTGGATCTGGGCCGCCACTGCCAGCGGGCTCGTCGTCTCCACCGACAGCGGAATCACGTTCCGTCCCGCTAATGCCCCCTGA
- a CDS encoding SHOCT domain-containing protein — translation MMGGYGSDMGWAWMFWLLLIVGVLLLAGLGIWFFSAGGRRVGSAGSPDSRGAGLAGSGGTPREILDERFARGELTAEEYQERLKILKGDS, via the coding sequence ATGATGGGTGGATACGGATCTGACATGGGCTGGGCGTGGATGTTCTGGCTTCTGCTGATCGTCGGGGTCCTGCTGCTTGCCGGCCTCGGGATATGGTTCTTTTCGGCCGGCGGGCGCCGCGTCGGATCCGCGGGCTCCCCGGACAGTAGGGGCGCCGGGCTTGCGGGCAGTGGAGGCACACCCCGGGAGATCCTGGATGAACGCTTCGCCAGGGGCGAGCTGACCGCGGAGGAATACCAGGAACGTCTCAAAATCCTCAAGGGCGACAGCTGA
- a CDS encoding multicopper oxidase family protein, with protein sequence MRPVRRRTALILGGAGTTAALTGAAGLLWGSGSGFQPAGGQDLGEPEVLRSSNGMLQVHLRAAQGQARIAGTNATALTYNGSLPGPTMFLRPGDRVNVTLENGLRDPTNVHVHGLHVSPQGNSDNVLLSVDPGTSFDYEYRLPEDHPPGVYWYHPHHHGMVADQVFGGLYGAIIVEDPHPVPTSRDRVMVISDISLNSDGSIAAVSAMEKMMGREGSLVLVNGQLNPQLSANPAERERWRIINACTSRYLNLRLDGQRLQLLGLDSGRYQNPRDVEELLLAPGNRADLLVTAASGTAVLRTLAVDRGTAGSMMGASTGGQQAQADPNGTVLATYSVSGEPAPSAEPLPAQAAPRDLRSAAVTARRELTFAMGMGMGMGSGMRFTFNGKPFDPARIDTTVPAGALEEWTLTNTSPMDHPFHLHVWPMQIIETASGPVADPEWQDVVNVPARSSVRVRIAFDDFTGKTVYHCHILDHEDSGMMGLIESR encoded by the coding sequence ATGCGGCCTGTCCGCCGACGCACTGCCCTCATTCTGGGGGGCGCCGGAACCACAGCCGCACTGACGGGCGCGGCAGGCCTGTTGTGGGGCTCCGGATCCGGGTTCCAGCCGGCGGGCGGGCAGGACCTCGGTGAACCCGAGGTCCTCCGCAGCAGCAACGGGATGCTCCAGGTGCACCTAAGAGCGGCGCAGGGTCAGGCAAGGATCGCCGGTACAAATGCGACCGCGTTGACCTACAACGGGTCGCTGCCCGGCCCGACCATGTTCCTGAGGCCCGGTGACCGGGTGAACGTGACCTTGGAGAACGGCCTGCGGGATCCGACCAACGTGCACGTCCACGGCCTGCACGTCTCCCCGCAGGGCAACAGCGACAACGTGCTCCTCTCCGTTGACCCCGGGACGTCCTTCGACTACGAATACCGGCTTCCCGAGGACCACCCTCCTGGCGTGTACTGGTACCACCCCCACCACCATGGCATGGTCGCTGACCAAGTATTCGGCGGACTGTACGGTGCCATAATCGTCGAGGACCCGCACCCTGTCCCGACCTCACGGGACCGGGTCATGGTCATCTCGGACATCTCGCTGAACAGCGACGGAAGCATCGCGGCGGTGTCGGCGATGGAGAAAATGATGGGCCGGGAAGGCAGCCTGGTTCTGGTCAACGGCCAATTAAACCCGCAACTTTCGGCCAACCCGGCAGAACGCGAGCGGTGGAGGATCATCAACGCCTGCACCTCCCGGTACCTGAACCTGCGTCTGGACGGTCAGCGTCTGCAGCTGCTTGGACTTGACTCCGGCCGCTATCAGAACCCCCGGGACGTTGAGGAGCTGCTGCTGGCTCCCGGGAACCGGGCCGACCTCCTCGTGACCGCGGCCTCCGGCACGGCCGTGCTGCGCACCCTTGCGGTGGACAGGGGAACCGCAGGATCCATGATGGGCGCCAGCACCGGAGGCCAACAGGCCCAGGCCGACCCCAACGGGACCGTCCTGGCCACTTACTCGGTCAGCGGCGAACCGGCCCCGTCCGCGGAGCCGCTCCCAGCCCAGGCTGCACCCCGGGACCTGCGGTCCGCTGCGGTCACGGCACGGCGGGAACTGACCTTCGCAATGGGAATGGGAATGGGCATGGGGTCGGGAATGAGGTTCACCTTTAACGGCAAACCTTTCGACCCGGCCCGGATTGACACCACCGTCCCGGCCGGGGCCCTCGAGGAGTGGACGCTGACGAACACCAGCCCCATGGACCACCCTTTCCACCTGCACGTATGGCCCATGCAAATCATCGAAACGGCCAGCGGGCCCGTGGCCGATCCCGAGTGGCAGGATGTGGTCAACGTCCCGGCCCGCAGCAGCGTCCGCGTCAGAATCGCGTTCGATGATTTCACCGGCAAGACCGTCTACCACTGCCATATCCTCGACCACGAGGACAGCGGCATGATGGGCCTCATCGAATCCCGGTGA
- a CDS encoding DUF302 domain-containing protein translates to MSYAHTITVALPYEEAVRRTREALQGQGFGVLSEIDVRSTLEAKLGEESGQALGDYLILGVCNPALAQRALTAEPDMGLLLPCNVVIRRGSDADETVIQTIDPQTMVKLSDAPAVALVAGEADDRLRAALKELQTA, encoded by the coding sequence ATGAGCTACGCACACACCATCACCGTCGCCCTGCCGTACGAGGAAGCGGTGCGCCGGACCAGGGAGGCACTCCAGGGCCAGGGCTTCGGGGTCCTCTCCGAGATCGATGTCCGCTCAACCTTGGAGGCCAAGCTCGGGGAGGAGAGCGGACAGGCCCTGGGCGACTACCTCATCCTGGGCGTCTGCAATCCCGCCTTGGCCCAGCGCGCTCTCACCGCGGAACCGGACATGGGCCTGCTCCTTCCGTGCAACGTCGTCATCCGGCGCGGCAGCGACGCCGACGAGACCGTCATCCAAACGATCGACCCGCAGACAATGGTCAAGCTCAGCGACGCCCCGGCCGTCGCCCTGGTCGCCGGCGAAGCCGATGACCGGCTCCGGGCGGCGCTGAAAGAGCTTCAAACCGCCTGA
- a CDS encoding SHOCT domain-containing protein: MMYGWDGNGWGIGAWVAMAVLMLIFWGGVVTVVVLLLRRPHPGEGPAAQRPPHHDAERLLNERFARGEIDEQEFTARRTALRHQD, encoded by the coding sequence ATGATGTATGGCTGGGACGGAAATGGCTGGGGTATCGGCGCATGGGTGGCCATGGCCGTGTTGATGCTGATTTTCTGGGGCGGGGTGGTGACAGTCGTTGTGCTCCTGCTCCGGCGTCCCCATCCGGGTGAGGGACCGGCCGCACAGCGGCCGCCGCACCACGACGCCGAACGTCTTCTCAATGAGCGCTTCGCCCGCGGGGAAATCGACGAGCAGGAGTTCACTGCCCGGCGCACGGCGCTCAGGCACCAGGATTGA
- a CDS encoding sulfocyanin-like copper-binding protein gives MILLTALSLVAVGLVGGLVNPGGTGFLSRARCVAPNLPGPVISVSLTNMGGPMMGPRNGMLGGAMRMTADRNTVAHGTVSFLATNAGTISHELVILPLPESQIPGTRPIGADAKIDETGSLGEASNTCAEGTGQGILPGASGWVTLTLPPGRYELVCNLPGHYAAGMYTQLTVS, from the coding sequence GTGATTCTTCTGACCGCACTGTCCCTCGTGGCGGTGGGCCTCGTGGGCGGTCTTGTGAATCCCGGGGGCACCGGTTTTCTGTCCCGGGCCCGGTGCGTGGCGCCGAATCTTCCCGGGCCGGTCATCAGCGTTTCACTAACCAACATGGGCGGGCCCATGATGGGCCCACGAAACGGCATGTTGGGCGGCGCCATGCGGATGACGGCAGACCGAAACACCGTGGCCCACGGCACGGTGTCCTTCCTGGCCACCAACGCAGGCACCATCAGCCACGAACTCGTCATCCTTCCCCTTCCCGAAAGCCAGATCCCCGGCACCCGCCCGATCGGCGCGGACGCCAAAATCGATGAGACCGGCAGCCTCGGGGAAGCGTCCAACACCTGCGCCGAGGGGACCGGGCAGGGGATCCTTCCCGGCGCGTCAGGCTGGGTCACCCTCACACTACCGCCAGGACGCTATGAACTGGTCTGCAACCTCCCGGGCCACTACGCCGCCGGCATGTACACCCAACTCACCGTCAGTTAG
- a CDS encoding DUF4395 family protein → MSTLTEFTKTNLDKQGFGNLDEAAKSCYAGPLRFTPAVGTALIMVGLALQSPAFLGVGAIVPLTGAIFPRGMILDLVYNLGVRHLFHAPALPPTPRPRQFSYLLSTVLIAGSALSFFNGLSVLGFVLGGMVALGGTILTTTHWCLGSWFYRLFFSRAAV, encoded by the coding sequence ATGTCAACACTCACTGAATTCACGAAGACCAACCTGGATAAGCAAGGATTCGGAAATCTGGATGAGGCCGCCAAGTCTTGCTACGCGGGACCCTTACGATTCACACCGGCAGTGGGGACAGCTTTGATCATGGTCGGGTTGGCGTTGCAGTCGCCCGCTTTTCTTGGAGTGGGGGCAATCGTTCCGCTCACGGGGGCGATATTTCCCCGCGGCATGATTCTGGACCTGGTCTACAACCTCGGTGTTCGCCACCTGTTTCATGCGCCGGCTCTTCCGCCCACTCCGAGACCGCGACAGTTTTCGTACCTACTGTCCACCGTGCTCATTGCAGGTTCAGCCTTGTCTTTCTTCAACGGATTGTCAGTGTTGGGATTTGTGCTCGGAGGAATGGTCGCCCTCGGAGGCACAATCCTCACCACCACCCATTGGTGTCTCGGATCGTGGTTCTACAGACTATTCTTCAGTCGCGCGGCCGTTTGA
- a CDS encoding peptidoglycan DD-metalloendopeptidase family protein — MRSISGVTPGPSSLPSLGPRRVRFAVRVLAAGLLFSALGGTGAQAENLQDTQSQLEDQAAQVQESLEFVDSSLVATASQLATYQARRPAAEQTVAEAQSRVAAAAREVDAYTLRISAAEQTLADIDRELGQSRKAMAESHKMVGQIATDAYKRGGVPQDLSLFFGTGDLAEAADSISHTEQALKAQNAAVSEIRDKRSVDENSQNRLSAVRQEIANLKQQAETALKAEQAARAKATAAKEDLDQLITSSTASAQDLAAKKPQIMAELASVKAQQQVIAAQIAENQRREREAWLAEQAAQAQALAQAPKGQNPAQPQAPAPGNASSFGISRPFGAGVPITSGFGWRATPPGTIDFLGTGSYLHSGIDFGVGCGTPVYAAAAGTVTTAGWTNGGGGFTVMVSHGVVQGNALTTILYHNSSVTVSAGQRVDKGQLIAYSGSSGNSTGCHAHFETWLNGSPVDPLGLL, encoded by the coding sequence ATGCGTTCCATCTCCGGAGTTACACCGGGTCCGTCTTCCCTTCCGTCGCTCGGCCCCCGCCGCGTCAGGTTCGCCGTCCGCGTCTTGGCGGCCGGCCTCCTGTTCAGTGCTTTGGGTGGCACGGGGGCGCAGGCTGAAAATCTGCAGGACACGCAGTCTCAGCTGGAGGATCAGGCGGCACAAGTCCAGGAATCGTTGGAGTTCGTGGACTCCTCGCTCGTTGCCACCGCTTCGCAGCTTGCCACCTACCAAGCCCGGAGGCCCGCGGCAGAACAGACGGTCGCCGAAGCGCAGTCCCGGGTGGCAGCCGCGGCCCGTGAAGTCGATGCATATACCCTGCGCATATCCGCCGCCGAACAGACACTGGCCGACATAGACCGCGAACTGGGACAAAGCCGGAAGGCGATGGCGGAGAGTCATAAGATGGTAGGACAGATAGCCACCGATGCCTACAAGCGCGGAGGGGTACCCCAAGACCTCAGCCTCTTCTTCGGCACCGGCGACCTGGCAGAAGCCGCGGACAGTATCAGCCACACCGAACAGGCCCTGAAGGCCCAGAATGCTGCTGTCTCCGAAATCCGGGACAAGAGATCGGTGGATGAGAACTCCCAGAACAGGCTCTCAGCAGTGCGCCAGGAAATTGCGAACCTGAAGCAGCAAGCCGAGACGGCCCTGAAAGCTGAGCAGGCCGCCCGGGCCAAAGCCACCGCCGCCAAAGAAGACCTCGATCAGCTGATTACATCGTCAACGGCATCGGCACAGGATCTAGCCGCCAAGAAACCTCAGATCATGGCCGAACTGGCGTCCGTCAAAGCCCAGCAGCAGGTCATCGCGGCTCAAATTGCCGAAAACCAACGCCGCGAACGCGAAGCCTGGCTGGCCGAACAGGCAGCGCAGGCGCAGGCGCTAGCCCAGGCCCCGAAGGGCCAGAACCCCGCCCAGCCGCAGGCTCCAGCTCCAGGGAATGCTTCATCGTTCGGAATCAGCCGCCCTTTTGGCGCGGGAGTTCCGATCACGTCCGGCTTTGGCTGGCGTGCCACTCCTCCGGGGACGATCGATTTCCTGGGCACGGGCAGTTATCTCCACTCCGGTATTGATTTCGGTGTGGGTTGCGGCACGCCGGTCTATGCTGCGGCCGCCGGAACCGTCACGACTGCCGGCTGGACCAACGGCGGCGGCGGCTTCACCGTCATGGTTTCCCACGGCGTAGTCCAAGGCAACGCACTCACCACGATCCTGTACCACAACAGCAGCGTCACTGTATCGGCCGGGCAGAGGGTGGACAAGGGCCAACTCATTGCCTACTCGGGCAGCAGCGGAAATTCCACGGGATGCCACGCTCACTTCGAAACGTGGCTCAATGGATCGCCTGTGGACCCGCTGGGCCTTCTCTGA
- a CDS encoding four-helix bundle copper-binding protein: protein MSHHISAMLEAHPTEPGSIERNKLAECITACFQCAQACTACADACLGEHMVADLITCIRTDLDCADICGATGSVLSRQTGTNEGILRAVLEACRAACGACADECERHADMHEHCRICAEACRRCEAACTELLAALA, encoded by the coding sequence ATGAGCCATCACATCAGTGCGATGCTTGAGGCCCACCCGACGGAGCCGGGCTCCATCGAGAGGAACAAACTCGCCGAATGCATCACTGCATGCTTTCAATGTGCCCAGGCCTGTACGGCCTGCGCTGACGCCTGCCTGGGCGAGCACATGGTCGCGGATCTGATCACTTGCATCCGCACGGATCTGGACTGCGCTGACATCTGTGGCGCGACCGGCAGCGTCCTGTCCCGCCAGACAGGAACCAACGAGGGCATCCTCCGAGCGGTTCTTGAGGCCTGCCGTGCTGCCTGCGGCGCCTGCGCCGACGAATGCGAGCGGCACGCGGACATGCACGAGCACTGCAGGATCTGCGCCGAGGCGTGCCGTCGGTGCGAAGCCGCCTGCACAGAACTCCTGGCAGCCCTGGCCTGA
- a CDS encoding TlpA disulfide reductase family protein, producing MHKPSRRTPPAPAPRALEALPGFSRRRLLSSALLGALAAPVLVGCASGDPLAQQAKAGDNKNYIAGDGSVTEYADAERKPPVVVTGEQYDGTVVNSGDWAGKVIVLNFWYAACAPCRLEAPRLEALWNEFQPQNVLFYGVNVRDEEAAAVAFERTFGITYPSMQDKNGGILLAMTQYVPPQAVPTTLVLDKQGRVAARILGLADQSILKSLIAAAVAGG from the coding sequence ATGCATAAACCAAGCCGCCGGACACCGCCGGCCCCCGCTCCCCGGGCCCTTGAGGCATTGCCGGGTTTCTCCCGGCGCCGCCTTCTTTCATCAGCTCTTCTGGGCGCACTGGCCGCCCCGGTGCTCGTAGGATGCGCCTCCGGGGACCCCCTCGCCCAGCAGGCCAAAGCCGGTGACAACAAAAACTACATCGCCGGGGACGGCTCCGTGACCGAATACGCCGACGCCGAGCGGAAACCACCGGTGGTAGTAACCGGCGAACAGTACGACGGAACGGTCGTTAACTCCGGTGACTGGGCCGGAAAAGTGATCGTCCTGAACTTCTGGTACGCCGCGTGCGCCCCGTGCCGGCTCGAAGCTCCCCGGCTGGAAGCACTCTGGAACGAGTTCCAACCACAGAATGTCCTCTTCTACGGCGTGAACGTCCGCGACGAGGAAGCCGCCGCTGTCGCCTTCGAGCGGACCTTCGGAATCACCTACCCCAGCATGCAGGACAAAAACGGGGGCATCCTGCTGGCCATGACCCAGTACGTACCGCCGCAGGCCGTCCCGACCACCCTCGTCCTCGACAAACAGGGACGGGTCGCCGCCAGGATCCTCGGCCTGGCCGATCAAAGCATCCTCAAATCCCTCATCGCCGCCGCCGTGGCCGGCGGCTAG
- a CDS encoding M23 family metallopeptidase: protein MPSHRIHGRRRAVAASSPAKRRRRAAVLPPAVWGSRGQRFGAAATVTGLIAMTVLSAAQADPDRLNAARERPAASATAAEQPAVTAAAGAGLAFERPAVRSLPAPKASPAPIAQSAGAPITTGPGAGPAPASVPGTGLRAPLSSVNVSSPFGLRVNPLTGASGEWHTGIDLTGPCSTAVFAAGAGTVLEAGWSQYGGGNRIVVDHGNGLKSTYNHLASIGVSVGQVVTAGALIAGVGTTGNSTGCHLHFEVMVNGQTVNPAAFI from the coding sequence TTGCCTTCCCACCGTATACACGGTCGCCGCCGCGCTGTTGCCGCGTCCTCACCCGCCAAGCGCCGCCGCAGGGCAGCCGTCCTTCCGCCCGCCGTCTGGGGAAGTCGTGGGCAGCGATTTGGCGCCGCCGCGACAGTCACGGGGCTGATTGCCATGACGGTGCTCTCCGCAGCGCAGGCCGATCCGGACCGCCTGAACGCCGCCCGGGAACGCCCGGCCGCCTCGGCAACGGCAGCTGAACAGCCAGCGGTCACGGCGGCCGCAGGCGCCGGCCTCGCCTTTGAACGGCCCGCCGTCCGCTCCTTACCAGCACCGAAGGCTTCACCTGCACCAATCGCCCAGTCGGCCGGGGCTCCGATAACGACCGGTCCGGGGGCTGGCCCGGCTCCGGCGTCCGTTCCAGGCACGGGGTTGCGGGCTCCGTTGTCCTCCGTGAATGTCAGTTCCCCCTTTGGTCTCAGGGTCAACCCGCTGACCGGGGCATCCGGTGAGTGGCATACCGGGATCGACTTAACCGGGCCGTGTTCCACCGCGGTCTTCGCCGCCGGTGCTGGAACGGTGCTCGAGGCGGGTTGGAGCCAGTACGGCGGCGGAAACAGGATCGTTGTGGACCACGGCAACGGCTTGAAATCCACGTATAACCACCTGGCGAGCATCGGTGTCTCCGTCGGGCAGGTCGTAACCGCGGGCGCGCTGATCGCCGGTGTGGGGACGACCGGGAACTCCACCGGATGCCACCTCCATTTCGAGGTTATGGTCAACGGCCAGACGGTCAATCCCGCCGCGTTCATCTGA